Genomic segment of Vitis riparia cultivar Riparia Gloire de Montpellier isolate 1030 chromosome 19, EGFV_Vit.rip_1.0, whole genome shotgun sequence:
TCAAGCAGTGCCAAGGACCTAGTTCGGAAGATGCTGACGCAGGACCCACAGAAACGGATCACTTCTGCTCAGGTTCTAGGTATATCACTTGACGTTGTTGATCATTAGATCactataatttaaattgatttagtAAGGGGTTTCATTCTAATACTTAGCTATAATATTATAGTATCGTTATGGTTTATTTAACAGATTTCTTATTGTTACCACTAAGGCCGGATGAAGTAAGTTagtaaatttattgaaataaagtATTAGTTTCATTTTGGTTGAAAATAAGGCAAGGAAGAAGGTAGTTGAAGATTCACAAAGCTTCCCAATAGAAGCTAAACAAACCTATTGTTGTATAAGCATTGCAAATAGGTATCcagaaaaaaggggaaaaacatGCATGCATACTGCATATTCCATTTACTGTTTTAAGTCTCATACACAGCATTTTCAGCTCAGATTCCTACTCCTTTTGATCTAAATTACGCTTTATAGTGTAATATAATTAAATCTTTAATAGTCCCTCTATGAAATTCATGAAGTTAATGCTGTTTCCACAGCAAAGGCATATTATCATACCAACCTGTTCAACCAGAGCATGATGTATTCTGATTGTAGTTCAAAAATTTAGAGcttgtttgataatgattctaggaagtgtttctagccTTTCTAGTACATGAAACAactcttttgataaaaaatttcaagtgctAGAAAGATTCAAagcacttcctaaaatcactaccaaatggatTATTAGTTAACAGGTTCGTATttaatatgaattattttttagtcacCATTCTGGTAACGTTAAATTGGCATCCTGGCAATATTGTGTGCTTGGTGTGTATGTTGAATGTGTCTTAATAACTGCTCAAAATTTTATGGTGGATGTAGAGCACCCATGGATTAAAGAAGATGGAGAAGCATCAGACAAGCCAATAGACAGTGCAGTCCTTTCCAGGATGAAACAATTCAGAGCAATGAACAAACTCAAGAAACTTGCACTGAAGGTAGGAGTGATTGCTTTTAATTTAAGAACAAATcaaaatggtatatatatatatataagcttgCATATCTCTACACTTTCTTCTATTGGTATGAGAACTGGCAATTAGGACCCAATTTGAGAGGTCTCACATATTTTCCTTGGATGACATTTATTCTGATCATGTGATTTATTATATAGCATAAATGAGTGGCATAACTGGATCTAACTATATTATAGGTCATTGCGGAAAATCTTTCCGAAGAAGAAATCCAAGGGCTGAAAGCAATGTTTACAAACATGGATACCGATAAAAGTGGTACTATAACCTATGAAGAACTGAAGTCAGGATTGGCTCGACTTGGGTCAAAACTAACAGAGGCTGAAGTCCAGCAACTCATGGAAGCTGTAAGATATTATTGACCACTGGATTTCAGTTTTCTTTTTGGACATTTTCCCTTATCCAAATGACAATCCTTGTTTTGCATTTCAGGCTGATGTGGATGGAAATGGCACAATTGACTACATTGAGTTCATCACTGCAACAGTCAATAGGCACAAGCTCGAAAGAGATGAACATCTGTTCAAAGCCTTTCAGTATTTTGATAAGGATAGTAGCGGGTGAGTCTTTGCATCAAAGTAATCTGTGCTATTTTTTAGGCCACCTAAGTGTAGTGGAAAAGCTCAAGCCTTTCCATTTTTCCCTCTTCAGATTGAAATATTATgcattaaaataatcttttttacAGAACTTGGGCGTTTCTCTTCTCctatcatttcaagtatttgCATCCATTCCATTACAAATATGTTCTGTATCTATTGTGCAGTCTGATCATGAAATCATCAACTATGAAAATGTTCCAGATCTccagttttgatgtttttgaaaCTAGTGAGCATGTTCAAAAAAAATTGCTGGAAAATTCCACCATGGTATTAGTTGAGCATTGCATGGTTTTGAATCTTAATTGTATACTCTTTGGTTTTATTCCAAGTCTATTTGAACTCCCAAGAACCCTGAATCTCAAAACTGAAAAAATGAAGTAGCTGCTAAAATTGAGAGTTCAAACGGTTATGGGACACTCTTAAGACTTGATCCAAGTAAGTGCGCTTTGCGGGTATGTTTTTGCAGGTTCATCACAAGAGATGAGCTAAAAGCAGCCATGAAAGAACATGGAATGGGAGATGATGACACCATTGCTGAAATCATATCTGAAGTGGATACAGACAATGTGAGTTGTCTCCATTGTTAATGTCTGAAGCTTGCTCTGTTCTGCAGTATCATGCATTTAACACTCAATTCTATTGAACTCTCTGCAGGATGATAAGATCAACTATGGAGAATTCTGCTCAATGATGAGAGGTGGAACCCAACAGGGATTGAAGGTTTTTTAGTCTCTACAAATGGCTGTTTTTGCTGTTGCACTCGGCACAGTTGCAGCATAAGCCATCTCAGGAGGCTATGTCTGTTTGCAGAAGTGGGAATTTCCCCCCTAGGAAGTTGAATATGTGAAGGTTATCAATTTGTATCTGTTTTCATCAAAGTTGAGTGTAAGATCTGTGCATAGGACACTACTAGCTTTTTATTGCTTGAACTTACTTTCCGGTGTCCTTTGATTTCGTGGCTGTTGATGTTAGAACTTAGAAGGCTTCCTGTGTAGTAGAAATGAAGTGCAAGCAAAGTTCAATTTCAATCAAAGAACGTAAGCATTTACAGAAGGGTACTAGATAGTGAAGTAAATCTTGAGGGGTGAAGCTTCTTCTCTAAAGTGGTATTGGTGGGGTTCCAACTTCCAATTCTATGGTCCCTAACCCTGCTTCAAATGCCATTCAGTTTTGACAGTTCCGACAGCCCCCTATTGGGTTGCAGACAGTCTAAATTGGAAAATATGTCAATatggaaaataaacaaacatgtatggtaaaattaaataataagtaattcaatttttaaataaagtaaaGTAAATTtaggttaaattatttttattaattttaaattatatttacctttattaattctaaaaaaaatagtgtcattaattttaatttcaacatctatttttatatacataaaataacttttacatcaaaaataagttaaatattttaatttaatttgtaaaattatcttttaactttaaattaatttattaatatgttgataaaacataatttatcatatatgaATCGATCCCCAACCACGACCCTTGGTGTCCACAACAAGGAGGTTGTGCGTCTGCATGAAGGATGAAAGGGTGTTGTGTgatatgaaagataaaaataggACTGCCAATGGAGGGATCACATTAATGAGGGCTCCTTTGAGGTCAGAAACACAGGCCAAAAGGGATTGAAGACCCTTTAAGGTCAGATCAGATAATAACCCAAAAGGGAATTCAATTGAATCAGAAGCGTGTGTGTGTTTGTTTTATCAGACACACCAAGATTAGAATGAAACCAtccattatcattatcattatatataagGTAAATCCAGTACATCCAATTGAAATAATACCAGCAAACACAAACTAAATCCTTTTGGCAGGGAGAACATGCAGAGAAAACACCTTACAAGGATGACAAACTACTACTCTTTTTATCAGGTGCAGACCAGCTGTTATTATAACAAGCCACTACTCCTCAGCTGACCCACCCTAAAGCACCTCTACAATTACAACTATCCCAATTCCTCAAAAACCATGTATCTTGATCTGCTCCTTCTTCACAAGCCCAGCCTGTAAAAATCACAATACCCATCATCAGGATATGGGTCAACAAATAATCTCTATGGTGGGTGTTGATGATAATTACCTGGACAAGAAAATTGGACACGTTCTTTCGCTGATCACCTTGCAGTTGAATAACCTGCACCATAACAAACACACACCGTTTGTTAATTGTCAAACCCTCAATATCAAAACAAGTGATATGGGCCTTTTGGTGTTGTTGTACATGAACTTGATGCTATACCTTGCCAAGCTCTTTGTCCTGCACAACATTCCCATTGCAGCAGAACTCCTTCTTGAGATCCTTGAGGATCTTCTCGTAACTGTAATCCTTCTTCAGTCCTTGGACAGTAGTCAGGCTCTTCTTTCCATTCCTCTGCTGTATACGAATGTGTACATACTCTTTTGCCCCAGGCGCCCCTGAGTCCTTGGCCTCAGCAAATGGATCTGCACTCAAGAATCCCCATCACCATCACAATCAGCCCAACACATATCAGACTCTAGAAAATACAAATCAATTCAGGGCGAGATTAACGTACCAAAAGCAGATGGAATCTGGAGATCAAGTTCAACCATGTACTTTGCTGGATGAAAACTAGAAACACGGGCAATGAAAGCTGGTCTGTTCGTTGAGAGCCGGAGAAAGACAAGAAAAATCGTCAATCACCCCCACAAATTTCAGAAAACCTTAAATGATTTCTctccaaattttcttctctaaacaaagaaaaattcagcAAGAATACATATACACATGTGATACTTGAATTCCAACAGCATCCAATTAATAGTAGGAACAAAACCCTACAAGGACGTTCATCTTATTCTCTTTCCACAAAACCATATCATATTTTCTCACCGCCCAAACAAAATCTGCAGAACCAATAAGCGTAGGATTAGTATTTGTTACCTGAGGCGTAGCCTACTCCTTTGAAACCTTTGACGGAAACGATGAGCTATGAAAATATCTCGAGGCGGGGGGGTATATATAGGGGTTTATGGCGGTTTAATCATAGCCAGCAGAATTAACTAGGGTTAGGTAGTGGTAGAAGTAGAGTCGGAATGGACGATCACGATTAAGTATTGGACGGCCACGATGTATGGTGTATGATGACGTGGCGTTTAATCGCGTAGAGTTAACGCACTACCCAACCCAACTACCAGCTAGCTTGGGTACTACGTATTGGAGAGAAATTCCGTGGATCGGGGTTGGGGTCGGTGGGAGCATGGCCCCACTAATCTAGGCCTTTCCAGGAGAATCCGGTAAGTTGTAGAAATCAAAGACAGTTTTGACTCCTGTGACTAACGTGAGAGCGTGGACACCACCCTCCTTTCCCATTGAGCTCATTGTATCAATCAAGGATTCCTGTGGCCCACATTTGTGCTACGCGCTACTTTGGTTCTGCGGCTTCTGCCCACGTTCAAAAAATAGCATCTCTTATTTTCCTGATTGGCATCCCGTGAGTTGTACTCGAACGAAATATAGGGCTGTTTAGTGAtcccttttgaaaataattttctattcttaaaaaaaaaaaaaaaaaaaaaccatatttcaaaaatttaaaaaaaagttttatttttgaaaaagggataatataatatttttgaaaaacatttcaaCTTCTCAACACCCatatgttttacaaaatatttttttttaaattgtttttcaaaacaattattaGTTTATAGGTTTTTGGTTTTGAAATAACCTAAGCCCAAATTTTTTAGTGAGAGTCAATTTCTAGTTTCAATCAATTTATAAGTGGGAgggatttttattattattattattataaaaatattttattatgattttagaataattattatttttacaatcttaagtacttttatatatataagaaaaaaatttgactaAAATAATCACTTTTTAGatataagtattttaaaaatagttctatctaaaaatttaatttatctgtaatatttttattttaatcatgaataattattttttaaaatacatttaaaaaataagtgaaaacaaataaacaaaattctttttaaaacatatttaaaaaaaaacaatttttatatataaaaaaaactatattttcttaatgaaaactatttaaaatctGTTTAAAGAACGATTGCCTCAAAAACTTTAAGATCATAGATATATCGGTGTTCCTATATACtcgaaaacaaaaacaattttacacCTGTCTTTGAGAATGCTTAGCCCAAAAGCTTTAAGATTATAGaggtgtttatatatatataatgaaagtatgggaaatgaagaaaatattggtGGTGagattttatgtaaatattgaaaaataataatgaaaattctaataaaaataatcataactaattaaacaaaatgaatagtgatttatttattttttaatgtactACATAGATAAAAAGTGATCATGCATTTAActgttctttttatttaaaaatatttatgactTATTTAGATGTCCATACTGTTTATAAGCTTATATTTCTCAAATATTTAAGAGCGTATTAAGAAGGTTatcatgttttatatatatatatatatatatatatatatatatatatatatattatcaaataatatggaatttgaaaatgagacaattaaatttatttgaaaattatataattaaaattaaagcttTAGCCTTTAGGATAATATCTAGTACAAGAATAATATCTAGCATGAGGGCAAGTTGCCCAGTTGGGAGAGAGCTCCCACTTTTGCAAGTGGGAGCTATGGTCGCCCCTTAGCCTCTTGACCTAACGTTGGAGAAAAGggcctcatgggtaggccttACAGCAATGGGAGTCTAGACGAAGAGCAAGGATATCATGAAGGTTTGACGGTTCAAACTCCAAAAGTTAAAATGATGAGGTCATATGCGAGCCAAACAGACACCATGCATGCACCGTGAACGAGCCAAACAGGTACCACACACGCATCAGACGAACGTCGTGTGCGCACTAGGCCACACTCGCGCGCACTTAGCGCCCACCAGGTTTATGTGGACTATGGAGCTAGTGCATATGGAAGGTGAGATTTATTAtggaatataatttataattatttaaatattttattttgtctcCTCAAGTAGGTGTGATGTCTTCTCCAACCATCTTGGAGAATGGCCCGTATTGCTCTTTAATGGGGAGGGGTAGGTTAATCAAGGGGGCACCAAGGGAAGGCCTTGACTGCACCAAAGGGGCACCATGGCATGACTTTGGGCATGCCTAGGCCACACGGACGACACTCAAGCACGCATACATGGGCTCCATGACGTGTAGCGTGCACCCCATGGCCGCAACGGCATGGGACCTGGTGCGGCTTACCTCCTCCCCCGCGCTGGCACAAGGGCGCATAAGCCTTGTGCAGGGAGCCAATTGGAAAAACCATGGGCGCAACACCATGTTTAGATGGGGCACTAGACGTGCAACTGACTCGGGCCCATGAGGACTATGCATGACACAGGGGCGCAATGCCCTACGCACCAAGAACAaccatgggcgcaatgccatggctcCTTGCTACGGAGCTTGACCTGACAGAGGGAGCTAGACACATGCTCAGGCCATGGGCACCTTGACATGGCATGAGCTCATACATCAATGTAGGGAAGACACACTGATGCACCAGACGTCTGGTCAGCTAGTTGGTGCATGCTGCTAGTTCAGATAGCAACTAGCTAGTGACAACAAGTGAGTGATCAGGACAACATTCAACAAACATGGTTGTGGTGTTGATGGTTGGTGCAAGTTGTTATGGTAGTTGCATAACCACCAAGCAGGCTCcttggttttgaattttgaattgtaaCTGGATAGGTCATTTAAAAGGCCCTTGCATCTCTAAGACA
This window contains:
- the LOC117908422 gene encoding protein translation factor SUI1 homolog; this encodes MVELDLQIPSAFDPFAEAKDSGAPGAKEYVHIRIQQRNGKKSLTTVQGLKKDYSYEKILKDLKKEFCCNGNVVQDKELGKVIQLQGDQRKNVSNFLVQAGLVKKEQIKIHGF